GTGCTGGACACAAAGGAGCCGTCACGAAGCTACTGGTGAAATTCGACGAGTTAAAGTCAAAAACAGACACAGAAGTTGACGAGGTGAAAGCCCTTGATGATGCCGTCACGCAGAAACAGAAAACATTGATTGGCCTGAATAACAGACTTTTGGAACAGACATCGGAGGAAAATCTGGAGCAGGAAATCACCGACTCGGATGAGTATATGTACGAACTTGATTGTAAAATTAGACAAATTCGGAAATTTATTAAGTCCTTTGATACCAGTACTATAATTTCGCATGATATTGTTGGTCCTTCAACGAGCAGACTTAACCCAGACGCATATAATTTCACACCCGAAGCTAGAGTTGATATGAACACATGTGCAATAGATTCTATCAACCAGCAGTATTCAATGCACGCCCCTGCAGTGCATACCCGTCCGTCAGAGAATGTCATGTTTCAAGTCCCGTCAGAACCGAGATCTTCAAAATCTAATTACCATAGGCTTCCAAAGTTAGACTTACCCTATTTTAATGGAGATATTATCAAGTGGCAGACATTTTGGGATTGTTTCGAGTCATCGATACACGACAACGACACATTAACGCCAATCCAAAAGTTTAATTATCTGAAAGCCCAGCTGGAGGGAAGCGCCGCGCAAACAGTAGAGGGATTTGCTTTGACAAATGGTAACTACGAAACCGCAGTCAACCTTCTCATAGATCGGTTCGGACAGCCTAGCAAACTGATACATGCTTACATGAAAGCACTGATGAATTTACCCGCACCGACAAATGATGCTTTTAGTTTGAGGTCTTACGGAGACAGATTAGAATCATACGTACGAGGATTAAAGTCACTTGGTCAAACACCAGAGATGTATGGTTCACTTTTGGTACCTGTAGTTTTGGACAAGTTACCGATTGACATAAGAAAGAATATAGAACACGGAAGAGATAATTTGATATTAGATAATTTACGCAAATCAATAACTAAAGAGATCGACATACTCGAAGCTGGAGAAGGAGTCACAGATTCAGACAGATTGTACGCTACTGCATTTTTCATGGGTACGCAATCACATTCATACAAGAGCAAATTCACAGACACACATCAGAAGACAAATACACGTACATGTATTTTCTGTTCAGGTGAGCACTATCCGACGGAGTGCTCTGAAGTAACAGACGCAAACGCTAGAAATCAAATCGTAAAACAGAAACAGTTATGCTTTAACTGTTTAGGGTCACACCGAGTGGCCGCATGCAAGTCTACTAAACGATGTAAAAAGTGTAACGGAATGCATCATACTAGCATATGTAGAGGCAAAGAGGTAATTCCAGGTACGACACCGGAGCATACAACACAACAGTCATCAGTAAACAAAGTTGAAACACCAAACGAGACTAGAGTAATGTATTCATCACAACAGAATCACAACATTCTCCTGAAAACAGCAATTGCACCAGTTGTATATAACGACCAAGAAGTAGAATGTAACATCTTATTTGACGAGGGAGCACAGTGTTCTTTTATAACTCAGAAACTAGCTGatcaattagaaataaaaccCACAGAAAAAGTAAGCATTCAACTGTCTGCGTTCGGAGATTTATCTCAAAAAGTTCGTAACTTAGACACTGCAACAATACAACTACAGACCGACACAGGAGAAAAGGTGCATATTAATACACTTATTGTTCCAGAAATTGCCGTCCCAATTAAGAACAATATTTCCCTGACTACAAGGAGCTTGCCACACTTAAGAGAACTTAAAACTTGCACATTCTATGCAAAGTACAGAACGTTTCGTAATTGACTTTCTCATAGGCTCCGACCACTATTGGGACATTCTCGAGGACAAAGTAATTAGAGGAAACGGACCCACCGCTGTTCAGTCAAAGATCGGATATCTATTATCGGGACCGATCAATAGAAACATCAACCAGCCATCAACAGTTCTTGTAAACGTCATCGCACACAAGAACACAACTATTGATAACGAGAAAGGCAATTCCAAA
This is a stretch of genomic DNA from Mytilus trossulus isolate FHL-02 chromosome 6, PNRI_Mtr1.1.1.hap1, whole genome shotgun sequence. It encodes these proteins:
- the LOC134723010 gene encoding uncharacterized protein LOC134723010, with amino-acid sequence MDSKLKSVRAGHKGAVTKLLVKFDELKSKTDTEVDEVKALDDAVTQKQKTLIGLNNRLLEQTSEENLEQEITDSDEYMYELDCKIRQIRKFIKSFDTSTIISHDIVGPSTSRLNPDAYNFTPEARVDMNTCAIDSINQQYSMHAPAVHTRPSENVMFQVPSEPRSSKSNYHRLPKLDLPYFNGDIIKWQTFWDCFESSIHDNDTLTPIQKFNYLKAQLEGSAAQTVEGFALTNGNYETAVNLLIDRFGQPSKLIHAYMKALMNLPAPTNDAFSLRSYGDRLESYVRGLKSLGQTPEMYGSLLVPVVLDKLPIDIRKNIEHGRDNLILDNLRKSITKEIDILEAGEGVTDSDRLYATAFFMGTQSHSYKSKFTDTHQKTNTRTCIFCSGEHYPTECSEVTDANARNQIVKQKQLCFNCLGSHRVAACKSTKRCKKCNGMHHTSICRGKEVIPGTTPEHTTQQSSVNKVETPNETRVMYSSQQNHNILLKTAIAPVVYNDQEVECNILFDEGAQCSFITQKLADQLEIKPTEKVSIQLSAFGDLSQKVRNLDTATIQLQTDTGEKVHINTLIVPEIAVPIKNNISLTTRSLPHLRELKTCTFYAKYRTFRN